DNA from Stutzerimonas decontaminans:
TGGCCGTTCACCACCATGTAGATCGGGTAGGCCGCTGACGCGACGCGCGGATTGTCCTTGAGCGCAGGGTAGGCACCAGCCCCAATCGCGCCCTGTCCGCCTTCCATGTGACAGCCCTGGCAGATACCGTTGAACAGATCCTCCCCGGTTGTCTCCTCGAAGGTTTCGCCCTTGGAAAAAGGTGGCGGATTCGCCGCCGAAGCGGGAGTCGCCGCGACCGCCACGGCCAGAAGGCTGATCGCTGCAACCAGGCCTGGGTTGAATATCGACATGATGCTTCTCCTCATGACTCAGGCAGCACGCTGCGTGGCGACGGCGTGGGTGTGAAGGCGCTTGATTGCATCGAGCGAGGACAGAATCGCCCCTTCCATCCACGCCGGGATGTAGGACGCATGCTCACCGGCCAGAACGATGCGGCCATCGATCTGGCACAGATTGCGGTAATGCTTCTCACGGCTGTCTTCGCTCCACATGCCGTAGCATCCCTGCGCCCAAGGCACGCGGTGCCAGCCAACGGCGATGCCGTTATCGAACTCCTCGGGATATTGCGCGTGCAGCAGTGCGCCGTACTCGACGGCTTTTTTCACACGCTGTTCAGGGGACATAGCGGTGAATTCGTAGGCATTGGGACCCCAGACATAGGCGCCCAGTAGCACTGCCTTGCCACTTTTCCCGTAGTCGGTGCTGGGATAGCTGATCTTCTCGATGGGAGTGTTGGTGTAGCTGATGCCACCGTAAATGTGCTCGTCTTCTTCCCAGAACCGACGCTTGAACTGCAAGCCGATCTTTACGGAGGAGTCATAGGGCACGGCGCGGATCGCATCCTGCATGGATTGACTGACGCTTACGGGGATCTGGCTCAGGATCGACAGCGGCAGTGTGCAGACGCACCAGTCGGCTTTGTCCTGCATCGCTTCGCCGCTGCCGTCGCTGTTCTTGTAGGTCACGGTAACGCCCTGCTCGTTCTGGTCGATGCGCGTGACCTTGGAACCGTAGCGAATCATCTCCCCCGTTTCACGCTCGAAGGCCTTGGCAATCATGTCCATGCCACCGACCGGCTGGAAGATGCTGCTCTGATACTCGTATTCCTGCCCGTCGATCAGTTTTTTCCACAGCCCGGAATCGATCAACGCCTGCCGGTCGATAGGCTCCGACGGCTCGGCCAATGGCATCAACCCGCCCCCTGCATCGACTGCAAAGCCGCGGCGCAGGCTCGACTCCATGTTTTTTCGGTAATTGCCGTC
Protein-coding regions in this window:
- a CDS encoding flavin monoamine oxidase family protein; amino-acid sequence: MYQAMTSLGFAAETHHNEQFALSGAPKGASVLVLGAGLAGMAAAYELRRAGYKVKVLEYNAKAGGRCWSLRGGDRYTELGGATQECRFDEGNYLNPGPWRIPYHHHAVLAYCKRFGVKLEPFIQVNYNALVHSTEAFGGKPKRHREVQADFQGHVAELLGKAVNQGALDQSLTVEDREKLFESLRAWGALDHDGNYRKNMESSLRRGFAVDAGGGLMPLAEPSEPIDRQALIDSGLWKKLIDGQEYEYQSSIFQPVGGMDMIAKAFERETGEMIRYGSKVTRIDQNEQGVTVTYKNSDGSGEAMQDKADWCVCTLPLSILSQIPVSVSQSMQDAIRAVPYDSSVKIGLQFKRRFWEEDEHIYGGISYTNTPIEKISYPSTDYGKSGKAVLLGAYVWGPNAYEFTAMSPEQRVKKAVEYGALLHAQYPEEFDNGIAVGWHRVPWAQGCYGMWSEDSREKHYRNLCQIDGRIVLAGEHASYIPAWMEGAILSSLDAIKRLHTHAVATQRAA
- a CDS encoding c-type cytochrome — protein: MSIFNPGLVAAISLLAVAVAATPASAANPPPFSKGETFEETTGEDLFNGICQGCHMEGGQGAIGAGAYPALKDNPRVASAAYPIYMVVNGQGGMPSFKDYLSDQQIAEVVNYVRTHFDNNFPDAVSVEDVRKISLR